The Balearica regulorum gibbericeps isolate bBalReg1 chromosome 30, bBalReg1.pri, whole genome shotgun sequence genome includes a window with the following:
- the YIPF2 gene encoding protein YIPF2 has translation MAAPGELRFQEFEAAAELLSATPDATTPRAGEQRPGHAAVDVEPEDAEPPGDDSDRTELLGGQRQPRSFWTFEYYQAFFDVDTQQVLERIKGSVTPLPGKNFVRHRLRNNPDLYGPFWICATLVFALAVSGNLSHLTEKRTSPAYRYSPHFHTVTIAATLIYCYAWLVPLALWGFLRWRQSRGAGAYTFLETVCVYGYSLSAYVPAAVLWLIPAAWLQWLLLAVAALLSASVLALTFWPLVRADGRATALAVVAAVVSLHALLAVGCKLYFYQQPPSAGPAPSPPHTTPGAEGLRSRVPQLPGVNVSLPGTHPAR, from the exons ATGGCCGCCCCCGGCGAGCTCCGGTTTCAGG AGTTCGAGGCAGCGGCTGAGCTGCTCTCGGCCACCCCCGACGCCACGACCCCCCGCGCCGGCGAACAGCGGCCCGGCCACGCCGCGGTGGACGTGGAGCCCGAGGACGCCGAACCCCCGGGGGACGACAGCGACCGGACGGAG cTGCTGGGCGGGCAGAGGCAGCCGCGGAGCTTCTGGACCTTCGAGTACTACCAGGCCTTCTTCGACGTGGACACCCAGCAG GTGCTGGAGAGGATCAAGGGTTCGGTGACGCCGTTACCGGGGAAGAACTTTGTGCGTCACCGTCTGCGCAACAACCCCGACCTGTACG gcCCGTTCTGGATCTGCGCCACGCTGGTCTTCGCCCTGGCCGTCAGCGGGAACCTCTCCCACCTGACGGAGAAGCGAACGTCCCCCGCGTACCGCTACAGCCCCCACTTCCACACCG TCACCATCGCCGCCACCCTCATCTACTGCTACGCCTGGCTGGTGCCGCTGGCGCTGTGGGGGTTCCTGCGGTGGCGGCAGAGCCGCGGTGCCGGCGCCTACACGTTCCTGGAAACCGTCTGCGTCTACGGCTACTCGCTCTCCGCCTACGTCCCCGCCGCG GTGCTGTGGCTGATCCCGGCCGCCTGgctgcagtggctgctgctggccgtGGCCGCGCTGCTCTCGGCGTCGGTGCTGGCCCTCACCTTCTGGCCGCTGGTCCGCGCCGACGGACGGGCAACCGCGCTGGCCGTGGTGGCCGCCGTCGTCTCCCTGCACGCCCTCCTCGCCGTTGGCTGCAAG ctctacTTTTACCAGCAGCCGCCGAGCGCCGGCCCGGCCCCTTCGCCGCCGCACACCACGCCGGGAGCCGAGGGGCTGCGCAGCCGCGTGCCGCAACTCCCCGGCGTCAACGTCTCCCTGCCGGGCACCCACCCCGCACGGTGa
- the TIMM29 gene encoding mitochondrial import inner membrane translocase subunit Tim29 codes for MVPPGPSLGPSRREPLPVMAAAAVGGGRGLWGRLAESRIGRWWRALLQDYASAAREAALGARRRPGAAAGSLAGLAGAIACAAAVPSAESFEAATVEAAGTLLLLSPGTRSPSADRHVQRLLRRREAGRLRYRNFLFLAVVYEDPHADDAALYLARCRHLRPRWRELPGRLLDVGFWGRWWVLGARLRDCDINEEEFGGLPARLRRLDPRQLRSHRNESQFLEKFRPVALTEDDIRRAESEDEAAGGRRAEGLAARR; via the exons ATGGTTCCGCCCGGTCCGTCGCTGGGTCCGTCCCGGCGGGAGCCGCTTCCGGTtatggcggcggcggcggtcgGGGGGGGCCGAGGCCTCTGGGGGCGCCTCGCGGAGAGTCGGATCG GGCGCTGGTGGCGGGCGCTGCTGCAGGACTACGCGTCGGCGGCGCGGGAGGCGGCGCTGGGGGCTCGTCGCCGTCCCGGTGCGGCGGCCGGTTCCCTGGCGGGGTTGGCGGGAGCGATCGCCTGCGCCGCCGCCGTCCCCAGCGCCGAATCCTTCGAAGCGGCGACGGTGGAAGCGGCCGGGAcgctcctgctcctctcccccgGCACACGCAGCCCTTCCGCCGACCGACACGTCCAACGCCTGCTGCGGCGTCGCGAAGCCGGCCGGTTACGTTACCGCAACTTCCTCTTCTTGGCGGTGGTTTACGAAGACCCCCACGCCGACGACGCGGCGCTCTACCTGGCGCGGTGTCGGCATTTACGGCCGCGGTGGAGGGAGCTGCCCGGTCGCCTCTTGGACGTGGGGTTCTGGGGGCGttggtgggtgctgggggcccGGTTGCGCGACTGCGACATCAACGAGGAGGAATTCGGGGGGCTGCCGGCCCGGCTGCGCCGCCTGGACCCCCGCCAGCTCCGCTCCCACCGGAACGAGAGCCAATTCCTGGAGAAATTCCGGCCCGTCGCCCTCACCGAGGACGACATCCGGCGCGCCGAGAGCGAGGACGAGGCGGCGGGGGGACGCCGCGCCGAAGGACTCGCGGCTCGACGGTAA